A single genomic interval of Tursiops truncatus isolate mTurTru1 chromosome 1, mTurTru1.mat.Y, whole genome shotgun sequence harbors:
- the LOC101333801 gene encoding LOW QUALITY PROTEIN: large ribosomal subunit protein eL18 (The sequence of the model RefSeq protein was modified relative to this genomic sequence to represent the inferred CDS: substituted 1 base at 1 genomic stop codon) has translation MGVDIQHNKDRKFPRKEPKSQDIYLRLLVKLYRFLARXTNFTFNQVVPKRLFMSHTNWPPLSLSQMIWKMKLPGREGERAVAVGTITDDVHVQEVPKRKVCALRVSSCAWSCILKAGGEILTFDKLALDSPKGCGTVLLSGPRKGQKVNRHFSKAPGTPHSHTKPYVRSKGQKFERARGRWASRGYKN, from the coding sequence ATGGGAGTTGACATCCAGCACAACAAGGACCGAAAGTTTCCACGCAAGGAGCCCAAGAGCCAGGACATCTACCTAAGGCTGTTGGTCAAGCTGTACAGGTTTCTGGCCAGATGAACCAACTTCACCTTCAATCAAGTTGTACCGAAGAGGTTGTTCATGAGTCACACCAACTGGCCACCTCTGTCCCTTTCCCAGATGATTTGGAAGATGAAGCTTCCTGGCCGGGAAGGCGAAAGAGCTGTGGCTGTGGGGACTATAACCGATGATGTGCATGTCCAGGAGGTGCCCAAACGGAAGGTGTGTGCTCTTCGAGTGAGCAGCTGCGCCTGGAGCTGCATCCTCAAGGCCGGGGGCGAGATCCTCACCTTCGACAAGTTGGCCCTGGACTCCCCCAAGGGCTGTGGCACTGTCCTCCTCTCTGGTCCTCGCAAGGGCCAAAAGGTGAACAGGCATTTCAGCAAGGCCCCAGGAACCCCGCATAGCCACACCAAACCCTATGTACGCTCCAAGGGCCAGAAGTTTGAGCGTGCCAGAGGCCGATGGGCTAGCCGTGGCTACAAAAACTAA